The sequence CCTATCAGCTAGATAACAGAACAAACAAGTACAGAATTTTAGATGAGCCTTTTGAAAGTGAAAAATATGGCATAGGATTTAGAATTGACGATACAGAATTACGAGACGCAGTAGACGCAGAACTTTTAAAATTGGTGGAAAATGGTACATACTATGAGCTTGGTGAAAAATACGGCATTGATAAAAACATGCTATGCTTAGGAAAATAAATAGGGAGGGTTACCATGAGTATTTCAGTTATGATTAGTCAGCTTTTATCTGGAATGGCAGTGTCAATTCAAATATTCTTTGCAACATTGCTCTTTGCGATGCCGCTCGGATTAGTTATTTATTTTGGTCGGGTCTCTAGCAATCCGATCATCCAGTCTATCACAAGATTATATATATCTTTAATGCGAGGCACCCCCTTAGTTTTACAATTACTTGTAATATACTTTGGTCCATATTATCTGTTTGGCATCAGCATTTCGCCTTCATATAAAATGGTTGCAGTCATCATTGGTTTTTCGATCAACTACGCTGCCTACTTTGCAGAGATTTATCGCGGCGGCATTGCCTCAATCGATAAGGGACAGTATGAAGCTGCAATGGCCCTTGGATACAATAAATGGCAAACCTTTTTTCTGATAATTTTACCTCAAGTGTTCAAGGTTATATTGCCTTCTATCACCAACGAGGTCATCACCTTAATCAAAGATACCACGCTTGCATTTGTTTTGGCTGTTGCAGAAATTTTCACCATTGCAAAGCAAATTGCCAGTGCCCAAACCACAATGTTACCTTTCGTTATAGCAGGGATATTCTACTTCGTCTTCAATTTTATAGTGCAAACTTTTATGGAAAAACTCGAGATGCGTCTCAGCTACTACGATTAAAATAAAAGACCCCTTTCATATTTCTGAAGGGGGTCTAATTTTCACTCTGTATCCTTTGCTTATGATTTCAATTTTTTACATAAAATATATCCGTCATCAACAATAATTATTGCATCAATTTTCATGTCTCACGTGGTACATGCTCATACGCCCTATGCCATATCCATCAAGGGTTTGCGCGATTAAATACCCATAATTTTCCTCTGTTGTTTTCTCAATTTTAGCTGATACTACTTTCGCCATTTTGGCTGTTGTTTTTTAATTATTTGTTAACGCTTTTATTTTCTGTGATATACACTTATACTTTTCACTCGGTATCGATCCCTCCAATAACGGATCCGCTGTTTCTGCCATCCATTTTGCTAACTGAGTTTCCACTCCCTTTAGTATATCTTATTTGATGTATCACTCGCTCATTATTATTTTTCTTAAACCATGGTTCGTGCGTATCTCCTGTTGCTACTGCAATGAAAAACGGCTGAATTTTTCCCAAATCTTCATTATCATTAATCGATACTCTTAGCATAGACTTCGTTGCGCCCCTCACCCTTTTCACCTACAAATTTAATCTTCTCCGTAACCTCACCTTCTTCAGGCTTCTTTGCCTCATGCACTCCAAAACACCATTCCATTTTGATGCGGTGGGTGCCCTATAAATATCGCAGCTCTGGCCGGATCACAAAGTAGCATTACACAAAAGCCATTTGTAAATGCAGTCTACTCTTTTGCCAGCCTTTCAAAATTTTCATTTTAACTGTGCTTATTCCACAGGGCGAAAAAACCCTTCCTATTACATGTAGTTAACACGATCTATTTCGTTGTCGGCGAAGCTGCTGCATGGGAGTTGGCAACAGATATCGATTACAAAAATACAATCCCTCAACCCACTTCTGCAATAGCATTTAGCCCCGCAAATCCCGA is a genomic window of Candidatus Epulonipiscium viviparus containing:
- a CDS encoding amino acid ABC transporter permease; the protein is MSISVMISQLLSGMAVSIQIFFATLLFAMPLGLVIYFGRVSSNPIIQSITRLYISLMRGTPLVLQLLVIYFGPYYLFGISISPSYKMVAVIIGFSINYAAYFAEIYRGGIASIDKGQYEAAMALGYNKWQTFFLIILPQVFKVILPSITNEVITLIKDTTLAFVLAVAEIFTIAKQIASAQTTMLPFVIAGIFYFVFNFIVQTFMEKLEMRLSYYD